Proteins encoded by one window of Methanobacterium bryantii:
- a CDS encoding DedA family protein, whose translation MMDFAAYFGNLAVNLIGTLGYLGVAIGTAFFPSEIIMPLAGVAVSHGKMTLWGIIAAALIGDVSGALIIYGIAYIGGRPLMEKYGRYILIDQDKLEQADSWFEKYGPEAVLISKLLPIMGRVISVPAGIAKMSLKKFIVYTFIGTVPFAVTLGYLGVQLGIKWPVIKEYLDTWDIVIVAVVFIGILSYLIYKRRINTK comes from the coding sequence ATGATGGATTTTGCTGCTTATTTTGGTAACTTGGCAGTTAACCTTATTGGAACCCTTGGTTATCTTGGTGTTGCAATTGGAACTGCATTCTTTCCAAGTGAGATAATAATGCCTTTAGCAGGGGTTGCCGTTTCCCATGGAAAAATGACGCTCTGGGGAATAATAGCTGCAGCACTCATAGGAGATGTTTCAGGTGCTTTAATCATTTATGGCATAGCATATATAGGCGGAAGACCTTTAATGGAAAAATACGGCAGATACATACTTATTGACCAGGATAAACTTGAGCAGGCAGACTCATGGTTTGAAAAATACGGACCTGAAGCAGTCCTGATAAGCAAACTTTTGCCTATAATGGGGAGAGTCATATCTGTGCCGGCTGGAATTGCCAAAATGAGCCTTAAAAAATTCATTGTTTACACTTTTATAGGTACTGTACCATTTGCAGTTACTTTAGGATATTTAGGAGTACAGTTAGGTATTAAATGGCCTGTTATAAAAGAATATCTTGATACGTGGGATATAGTAATAGTTGCAGTTGTTTTTATAGGTATCTTGAGTTATTTAATATATAAAAGACGCATCAATACAAAATAA
- a CDS encoding hemerythrin domain-containing protein: MTEELVQMLKNDHDNVKNLLKEASDKEDSSKFREIKHQLNIHMEGEEEYFYPRLKHMDEYGVNQSFKEHEKARKMIKDMEEIHWKDKEWMKKLMELKKTVEAHFEKEENMIFPESKKLSTLQREEIAQNIEKEKMRKKLKSIPHEKLVPLPDNIDIPQTIPASQVKVPSMYINGDVEYEDAEGNKVDKENATHLRLTGIDRRSDVVVGPVKPKGMIKLTLYFNNKNSPETKEKSTSSKSKIFNEEYKPIKN; the protein is encoded by the coding sequence ATGACTGAAGAATTAGTTCAGATGTTAAAAAATGATCATGATAACGTTAAAAATCTCCTAAAGGAAGCTTCAGATAAAGAAGATAGTTCTAAATTTAGAGAAATTAAACATCAGCTTAATATACACATGGAAGGTGAAGAAGAATATTTTTACCCAAGATTAAAACATATGGATGAATATGGAGTAAATCAGAGTTTTAAAGAACATGAAAAAGCCAGGAAAATGATTAAAGATATGGAAGAAATCCACTGGAAAGATAAAGAATGGATGAAAAAACTAATGGAGTTAAAAAAAACGGTAGAAGCTCATTTTGAAAAAGAAGAAAACATGATATTTCCTGAAAGTAAAAAACTCAGTACTCTTCAAAGAGAAGAAATAGCTCAAAATATAGAGAAAGAAAAGATGCGTAAAAAGTTAAAGAGCATTCCGCATGAAAAGTTAGTACCTTTACCTGATAATATTGATATTCCACAAACCATTCCTGCGTCTCAAGTTAAAGTACCTTCAATGTATATAAATGGAGACGTTGAATATGAAGATGCTGAAGGAAATAAAGTTGATAAAGAAAATGCCACCCATTTAAGACTTACGGGTATTGATAGAAGATCTGATGTTGTTGTAGGGCCTGTTAAACCTAAAGGGATGATTAAGTTGACTTTATATTTTAACAATAAAAATTCACCTGAAACCAAGGAAAAATCAACAAGCAGCAAAAGTA